In bacterium, one DNA window encodes the following:
- the rpsL gene encoding 30S ribosomal protein S12, producing the protein MPTISQLVRKGRKVIKAKKKAPALESCPQKRGVCTRVYTTTPKKPNSALRKVARIRLSNGQEVTAYIPGEGHNLQEHSIVMIRGGRVKDLPGVRYHIIRGTLDTQGVEARRQGRSKYGAKRPKS; encoded by the coding sequence GTGCCAACGATAAGTCAGCTCGTACGCAAAGGAAGAAAAGTGATCAAGGCGAAGAAGAAAGCGCCGGCCCTTGAGTCCTGCCCGCAGAAGCGTGGCGTCTGCACGCGCGTGTATACCACGACGCCGAAGAAGCCGAACTCCGCATTGCGGAAGGTTGCACGTATCCGCCTGTCCAACGGTCAGGAAGTGACGGCATACATTCCGGGCGAAGGTCACAATCTTCAGGAGCACTCGATCGTGATGATCCGCGGGGGTCGTGTCAAGGATCTCCCTGGTGTTCGTTATCACATCATCCGCGGCACACTGGATACGCAGGGTGTCGAGGCGCGTCGTCAGGGCCGTTCCAAGTACGGTGCCAAACGGCCGAAATCCTAA
- the rpsG gene encoding 30S ribosomal protein S7 gives MRKRRAERRHLSPDPKFNDILVSRFINSVMLDGKKTTARRILYAAMDEIESRTGQNGYETFRKALFNAQPVLEVRARRVGGATYQVPMEVRPERRTALSIRWILNSARSRGDKSMVRRLASEFIAAANNEGGAIKKKDDVHRMAESNKAFAHFKW, from the coding sequence ATGAGAAAAAGACGCGCAGAACGCAGACATCTTTCACCGGATCCGAAGTTCAACGATATCCTGGTGTCCCGCTTCATCAACTCCGTCATGCTTGACGGGAAGAAGACGACGGCCCGCCGCATCCTGTATGCTGCGATGGACGAAATCGAGAGCCGCACCGGTCAGAACGGATACGAAACCTTCCGCAAGGCGCTCTTCAATGCGCAGCCGGTGCTGGAAGTGCGCGCACGCCGTGTTGGTGGTGCGACCTACCAGGTTCCGATGGAGGTGCGTCCCGAGCGCCGTACCGCGCTGTCGATTCGCTGGATCCTGAATTCAGCCCGCTCCCGTGGTGACAAGTCCATGGTACGCAGGCTGGCAAGTGAATTCATCGCCGCAGCCAACAACGAAGGCGGCGCCATCAAGAAAAAGGACGATGTCCACCGTATGGCCGAATCCAATAAGGCATTCGCCCATTTCAAGTGGTAA
- the fusA gene encoding elongation factor G yields MAKREYPIDKTRNIGIMAHIDAGKTTTTERILYYTGVLHRMGEVHDGAATMDWMEQEKERGITITSAATTCFWRNHRINIIDTPGHVDFTVEVERALRVLDGAVALFCAVGGVEPQSETVWRQADKYRVPRIAFVNKMDRVGADFYNAVDMMKTRLGANAIPIVLPIGKGETFVGIIDLITNTARIYNDDTLGGTWDDIDIPDDLKEITVEYRTKMLEAVAEVDDTLLEKYLEGEEISPEEIVDVLRDATLKMKIIPVLCGSSFKNKGVQRLLDAVVDLLPSPSDVGATVGHHINLSDHVEREPSDEAKFSALAFKVATDPYVGKVIFFRVYSGAVKAGSYIYNPISGKKERLGRILRMHANHREDVETAYTGDICAAIGLKFTRTGDTLCDQSDPIVLEKMEFPEPVIDVAVEPKTKADQESLSEAIQKLADEDPTFRVRTDEETGQTIISGMGELHLEILIDRMKREFNVEANIGKPQVAYKETIREASKADTKFARQSGGRGQYGHVLIEIEPSEKGKGYEFEDAIVGGSIPKEYIPAVSQGIQEAMRNGLLAGYPMEDIKVRLYDGSYHEVDSSEMAFKVAGSMAFKEAAKKAKPVILEPVFMVEVVTPEEYMGSVVGDLNSRRGRIEGMGTRSDAQVVRAVVPLSEMFGYATTLRSLSQGRAIYTMHFAHYEEVPTSISEKIVEKFQGK; encoded by the coding sequence ATGGCCAAGCGGGAATATCCCATAGACAAAACCAGGAACATCGGTATCATGGCGCATATCGATGCCGGTAAGACCACGACGACAGAGCGTATTCTGTACTATACCGGCGTACTCCACCGTATGGGCGAAGTCCATGACGGTGCGGCGACCATGGACTGGATGGAGCAGGAAAAAGAGCGCGGCATCACGATCACGAGTGCCGCGACGACGTGCTTCTGGCGCAATCATCGTATCAACATCATCGATACGCCGGGACACGTAGATTTCACCGTCGAGGTGGAGCGTGCCCTGCGTGTTCTGGACGGCGCCGTTGCGCTGTTCTGCGCCGTTGGCGGTGTGGAACCGCAGTCCGAGACCGTATGGCGTCAGGCGGACAAGTACCGTGTGCCGCGCATTGCGTTTGTCAACAAGATGGACCGTGTGGGTGCCGATTTCTATAACGCCGTCGACATGATGAAGACGCGTCTCGGTGCCAACGCCATACCCATCGTCCTGCCGATCGGCAAGGGTGAGACCTTCGTCGGCATCATCGATCTTATCACGAATACCGCCCGCATCTACAACGATGATACCCTTGGCGGAACGTGGGACGACATTGATATTCCTGACGACCTGAAGGAAATCACGGTCGAGTATCGGACGAAGATGCTCGAAGCCGTCGCCGAAGTCGACGACACCCTGCTCGAGAAGTATCTCGAGGGTGAGGAAATCAGTCCGGAAGAGATTGTCGACGTGCTTCGCGATGCGACGCTCAAGATGAAGATCATCCCCGTGCTTTGCGGCTCGTCCTTCAAAAACAAGGGTGTGCAGCGTCTGCTTGACGCTGTCGTGGATCTGCTTCCTTCGCCGAGCGATGTCGGCGCCACCGTCGGTCATCACATCAACCTGTCCGATCATGTCGAGCGCGAGCCGTCCGATGAGGCGAAGTTCTCCGCGCTGGCGTTCAAGGTTGCAACCGATCCGTATGTCGGGAAGGTTATTTTCTTCCGCGTGTACTCGGGTGCGGTGAAGGCGGGAAGCTATATTTACAATCCGATCAGCGGAAAGAAAGAGCGTCTCGGTCGTATTCTGCGCATGCACGCAAATCACCGTGAAGACGTGGAAACTGCATATACGGGAGACATCTGCGCCGCGATCGGACTGAAATTCACGAGGACGGGAGATACGCTCTGTGATCAGAGTGATCCCATCGTGCTCGAGAAGATGGAATTCCCCGAGCCCGTCATCGATGTCGCAGTCGAGCCGAAGACCAAGGCGGACCAGGAAAGTCTGAGCGAAGCGATTCAGAAGCTGGCGGACGAAGATCCGACCTTCCGCGTGCGCACGGACGAAGAGACCGGCCAGACCATTATCAGTGGCATGGGCGAGCTGCATCTCGAGATTCTCATTGACCGCATGAAGCGTGAATTCAACGTCGAAGCCAACATCGGCAAGCCGCAGGTGGCCTACAAGGAGACCATCCGCGAAGCCAGCAAGGCCGACACGAAGTTTGCGCGCCAGTCCGGCGGCCGTGGCCAGTACGGTCACGTCCTGATCGAGATCGAACCTTCCGAAAAGGGCAAGGGTTACGAGTTCGAAGACGCCATCGTAGGCGGTTCGATCCCGAAAGAGTATATCCCGGCGGTTTCGCAGGGTATTCAGGAGGCCATGCGCAACGGACTCCTCGCAGGTTATCCGATGGAAGACATCAAGGTGCGTCTCTATGACGGGTCGTATCACGAGGTGGATTCCAGCGAGATGGCATTCAAGGTCGCAGGCTCCATGGCCTTCAAGGAGGCAGCGAAAAAGGCGAAGCCCGTTATTCTCGAGCCGGTATTCATGGTCGAAGTCGTCACGCCTGAAGAATACATGGGCAGTGTCGTGGGAGATCTCAATTCCCGCCGTGGCCGTATCGAAGGTATGGGGACGCGCAGTGACGCGCAGGTTGTCCGTGCCGTTGTCCCGCTCTCGGAGATGTTTGGTTATGCGACCACATTGCGTTCACTCTCTCAGGGCCGCGCGATTTACACGATGCATTTCGCGCATTACGAAGAAGTTCCGACGAGCATCAGTGAGAAGATCGTCGAGAAGTTTCAGGGCAAGTAA
- the rplX gene encoding 50S ribosomal protein L24 has protein sequence MKIKKNDMVVVIAGNSKGRSGKVLRVYPEKQRLIVEGVNLVSRHRKPTQNNPQGGITRQEAPVHVSNVMLIDPKSNEPTRVGKAPIIDENTGKTRYVRRSVASGETIE, from the coding sequence ATGAAGATCAAGAAAAACGACATGGTGGTGGTGATCGCCGGCAACTCCAAGGGCCGCAGCGGAAAGGTGCTTCGCGTTTATCCCGAAAAGCAGCGCCTTATTGTTGAAGGCGTAAATCTGGTCAGCCGGCATCGCAAGCCGACGCAGAACAATCCGCAGGGTGGAATCACGCGCCAGGAAGCTCCTGTTCACGTGTCGAATGTCATGCTCATCGACCCGAAGTCGAATGAGCCGACGCGCGTCGGCAAGGCTCCGATCATCGACGAGAACACCGGCAAAACCCGCTATGTGCGCCGCAGCGTGGCCAGCGGAGAAACCATCGAATAA
- the rpsS gene encoding 30S ribosomal protein S19 has protein sequence MARSLKKGPFIDEKLAAKVEDLNRTNQKRVIKTWARRCTIPPDFIGHTFAVHNGNKFIPVYVQENMIGHKLGEFSPTRIFRSHPGGKAEKSSR, from the coding sequence ATGGCACGTTCGCTCAAAAAAGGACCGTTCATTGACGAGAAGCTCGCCGCCAAGGTCGAGGACCTCAACAGGACCAATCAGAAGCGCGTTATCAAGACGTGGGCGCGACGCTGCACCATTCCGCCTGATTTCATTGGACACACATTTGCGGTGCATAACGGCAACAAGTTCATCCCTGTGTACGTGCAGGAGAACATGATTGGCCACAAGCTCGGAGAGTTCTCCCCGACGCGCATCTTCCGCAGCCACCCCGGTGGTAAAGCAGAAAAATCCTCACGATAA
- the rplB gene encoding 50S ribosomal protein L2, which produces MAVRKLRPMTPATRFYSISTFEEVTCTTPEKSLLAPLSKSGGRNNHGRITSRHRGGGHKRRYRIIDFKRNKIGIPGRIETIEYDPNRSAYIALVVYADGEKRYILAPDKLKVGEQIMNGPDAEIKDGNALPLQNIPVGTFVHNIEIKPGKGGQIARSAGNAAQLVAKEGKYAQVKMPSGEVRLIRVECYATLGEVGNKTHENITWGKAGRSRWKGKRPHVRGMCMNPVDHPNGGGEGKSKSGGGRQHPVSPWGKYAKGLKTRKKKNQSNKYIIKSRKKK; this is translated from the coding sequence GTGGCTGTTAGAAAATTACGTCCGATGACCCCCGCTACGCGCTTCTACTCGATTTCCACTTTCGAGGAAGTCACGTGTACGACGCCGGAGAAATCCCTGCTTGCCCCGCTGTCAAAATCCGGCGGACGCAACAACCACGGACGCATCACCTCGCGTCATCGTGGCGGTGGACACAAGCGGCGCTACCGCATCATCGATTTCAAGCGCAACAAGATTGGTATTCCCGGTCGCATTGAGACCATTGAATATGATCCCAATCGCTCCGCCTATATCGCCCTGGTCGTTTATGCGGACGGTGAGAAGCGCTACATCCTCGCACCGGACAAGCTGAAGGTCGGCGAACAGATCATGAACGGCCCGGATGCGGAAATCAAGGACGGAAATGCGCTGCCGCTGCAGAATATTCCTGTCGGCACCTTTGTGCATAACATCGAGATCAAGCCCGGGAAGGGCGGACAGATCGCCCGCAGCGCAGGCAATGCCGCGCAGCTGGTTGCCAAGGAAGGCAAGTATGCACAGGTGAAAATGCCTTCCGGTGAAGTGCGCCTCATCCGCGTCGAATGCTACGCCACGCTCGGCGAAGTCGGCAACAAGACACACGAGAACATCACCTGGGGCAAGGCGGGACGCTCGCGCTGGAAAGGCAAACGTCCCCATGTCCGCGGCATGTGTATGAATCCCGTCGATCACCCCAATGGTGGCGGCGAAGGCAAGTCGAAGTCCGGCGGTGGCCGTCAGCACCCGGTTTCGCCCTGGGGCAAGTATGCCAAGGGACTCAAGACGCGCAAGAAAAAGAACCAGTCCAATAAGTACATCATCAAGTCGCGGAAGAAGAAATAA
- the rplD gene encoding 50S ribosomal protein L4, whose product MNVQAYTVSGSKSEEVALNEGVFGIEPNAHVVYQAVRIHLGNRRQGTSKAKERSEVRGGGKKPWRQKGRGTARAGSTRSPLWVGGGTIFGPRPRDYRKKLPTKMRQLARKSAFSMKAQDEQVMVIEDFQIKEAKTREMQTILKALSLENTKTLLLVTEYDQNLWLAGRNIPTLEIREAGKVSTYDLLNNQMLLIQKGALPVIEETFTKI is encoded by the coding sequence ATGAACGTTCAAGCATATACCGTTTCAGGCTCGAAAAGCGAAGAAGTCGCTTTGAACGAGGGTGTATTCGGAATCGAGCCGAACGCGCATGTGGTCTATCAGGCCGTGCGCATACATCTCGGGAACAGGCGTCAGGGAACTTCGAAGGCCAAGGAACGCTCCGAGGTTCGCGGCGGCGGCAAGAAGCCGTGGCGTCAGAAGGGCCGCGGTACGGCCCGCGCAGGATCCACGCGTTCTCCGCTGTGGGTCGGTGGCGGTACCATCTTTGGTCCGCGTCCGCGCGATTACCGCAAGAAGCTGCCCACGAAAATGCGTCAGCTCGCCCGTAAGTCGGCTTTCTCCATGAAAGCACAGGACGAACAGGTCATGGTGATCGAAGACTTCCAGATCAAGGAAGCGAAGACGCGCGAGATGCAGACCATTCTCAAGGCGCTGTCGCTGGAGAATACCAAGACGCTTCTCCTGGTCACCGAATACGATCAGAATCTCTGGCTGGCGGGACGCAACATCCCGACGCTGGAAATCCGCGAAGCCGGCAAGGTGTCAACCTATGACCTGCTCAACAACCAGATGCTCCTTATCCAGAAGGGTGCGCTTCCGGTGATCGAAGAGACGTTTACGAAAATCTAA
- the rplW gene encoding 50S ribosomal protein L23, translating to MKTIIKRPILTEKMTMLGERSQYAFEVDINANKIEISDAIEKRFSVDIESIRTIRYKGKRKSQFTRRGRLEGSRASWKKAIVTLKAGQTIELLEA from the coding sequence ATGAAAACCATTATAAAACGGCCGATTCTGACGGAAAAAATGACCATGCTGGGTGAGCGCTCCCAGTACGCGTTTGAAGTCGATATCAACGCGAACAAGATCGAGATCAGCGATGCGATCGAGAAGCGTTTTTCCGTAGACATCGAGAGCATCCGTACGATCCGTTACAAAGGCAAGCGGAAATCGCAGTTTACCCGTCGCGGCCGCCTGGAAGGCTCCCGCGCCAGCTGGAAAAAAGCGATTGTCACCCTGAAAGCAGGGCAGACCATCGAGCTGCTGGAAGCCTAA
- the tuf gene encoding elongation factor Tu, with amino-acid sequence MAKEKFDRSKPHVNIGTIGHVDHGKTTLTAAITMALGRKGLSEVRTFDSIDNAPEERERGITIATAHVEYQTETRHYAHVDCPGHADYVKNMITGAAQMDGAILVVAASDGPMPQTREHILLAYQVNVPRIVVFMNKVDMVDDEELLELVEMELRELLSSYEFPGDEIPIVRGSALQALEAGTNPDASMDDPRLNCIWELMEACDSYIPIPEREVDKPLLMSVEDVFSITGRGTVGTGRIERGQVKVGEEVEIIGLGAHKKTVVTGVEMFRKELDSGMAGDNVGLLFRGVDKEELERGMVVAKPGSITPHKVFNAQVYVLKKEEGGRHTPFFNNYRPQFYFRTTDVTGIVELPGGTEMVMPGDNVDGMKVTLISEIAMEEGLRFAIREGGRTVGAGVVAKIIE; translated from the coding sequence ATGGCCAAGGAAAAATTTGATCGTTCAAAGCCTCACGTGAACATCGGAACCATCGGTCACGTCGACCATGGCAAGACTACGCTGACCGCTGCCATCACGATGGCGCTCGGACGCAAGGGTCTTTCCGAAGTCCGCACGTTTGATTCCATTGATAACGCACCGGAAGAGCGTGAGCGCGGTATCACCATCGCAACTGCACATGTCGAGTATCAGACGGAAACGCGTCACTACGCACACGTTGACTGCCCGGGTCACGCTGACTACGTCAAGAATATGATCACCGGTGCCGCCCAGATGGACGGTGCGATTCTGGTTGTCGCTGCATCTGACGGTCCCATGCCGCAGACGCGCGAGCACATCCTTCTCGCCTATCAGGTGAACGTGCCCCGTATCGTCGTGTTCATGAACAAGGTGGACATGGTTGATGACGAGGAACTCCTTGAGCTGGTTGAGATGGAACTTCGTGAGCTGCTGAGCTCGTACGAATTCCCCGGTGACGAGATCCCCATCGTGCGCGGCAGCGCCCTGCAGGCTCTCGAAGCCGGCACGAATCCCGATGCCAGCATGGATGATCCCCGTCTGAACTGCATCTGGGAGCTGATGGAAGCCTGTGACAGCTACATCCCCATCCCCGAGCGCGAAGTCGACAAGCCCCTCCTCATGTCCGTCGAGGACGTGTTCTCCATCACCGGTCGCGGTACCGTGGGTACGGGCCGTATCGAGCGTGGACAGGTCAAGGTTGGCGAGGAAGTCGAAATCATCGGTCTCGGTGCACACAAGAAGACGGTTGTGACGGGTGTCGAAATGTTCCGCAAGGAGCTGGATTCCGGTATGGCCGGTGACAACGTCGGTCTGCTCTTCCGCGGCGTCGACAAGGAAGAACTCGAGCGCGGTATGGTTGTTGCCAAGCCCGGCAGCATCACCCCGCATAAGGTCTTCAACGCCCAGGTGTACGTCCTCAAGAAAGAAGAGGGTGGCCGCCACACGCCGTTCTTCAACAACTATCGTCCCCAGTTCTACTTCCGCACGACGGACGTGACAGGAATCGTGGAGCTGCCCGGTGGTACGGAAATGGTTATGCCCGGTGACAACGTCGATGGTATGAAGGTTACCCTGATCTCCGAAATCGCCATGGAAGAAGGTCTCCGTTTTGCCATCCGTGAAGGTGGCCGCACGGTTGGCGCAGGCGTCGTTGCGAAGATCATCGAATAA
- the rplV gene encoding 50S ribosomal protein L22, whose product MQARAIKKYIPGSPRKMRLLADLIRGKSVEEALDILHFSPKQASKVCETTLRSAVSNLINAKDGGRVNPENVIITTITVDGGPVMKRILPAPQGRAFRIRKRSNHLTIVVSEQE is encoded by the coding sequence TTGCAAGCACGCGCTATCAAGAAATACATCCCGGGGTCCCCGCGGAAAATGCGACTGCTGGCGGATCTGATCCGCGGCAAGTCAGTCGAGGAAGCACTGGATATCCTGCATTTCTCGCCCAAACAGGCATCGAAGGTCTGTGAGACCACGCTGCGTTCCGCAGTATCCAACCTGATCAACGCCAAGGATGGCGGACGGGTCAATCCGGAGAACGTGATCATCACGACCATTACCGTCGACGGCGGTCCCGTGATGAAGCGTATTCTCCCCGCACCGCAGGGACGTGCGTTCCGCATCCGTAAGCGGTCGAATCATCTTACCATCGTAGTTTCCGAACAAGAGTAG
- the rplN gene encoding 50S ribosomal protein L14, which produces MIQEETNLVAADNSGAKKIRCIRVLGGSGRRYASVGDIVVVTVKSAIPGGGVKKGEISRAVIVRTKKEYRRPDGSYIRFDENAAVLINQNMEPRGTRIFGPVARELRERSFMKIVSLAPEVL; this is translated from the coding sequence ATGATTCAGGAAGAAACTAATCTTGTCGCGGCCGATAATTCCGGCGCAAAGAAAATCCGCTGCATCCGCGTTCTGGGCGGCTCGGGCCGGCGCTACGCCTCGGTTGGCGACATCGTGGTCGTCACCGTCAAGTCTGCCATTCCCGGCGGCGGCGTGAAAAAGGGAGAGATCTCCCGCGCGGTCATCGTGCGCACCAAGAAGGAATACCGTCGTCCTGACGGCTCCTACATCCGCTTTGATGAGAATGCCGCGGTGCTTATCAATCAGAACATGGAACCGCGTGGCACGCGCATTTTCGGACCCGTGGCGCGTGAGCTGCGAGAGAGGTCGTTCATGAAAATCGTATCGCTCGCACCCGAAGTACTGTAA
- the rpmC gene encoding 50S ribosomal protein L29, whose amino-acid sequence MKATEIRQMSTQEIRERLAEDQETLTTLHFQLASAQLANTAQLPLLRKDLARMQTILKERELSGEEK is encoded by the coding sequence ATGAAGGCCACAGAAATACGTCAAATGAGCACTCAGGAAATCCGCGAACGTCTGGCGGAGGACCAGGAGACTTTAACTACGCTGCACTTTCAGCTGGCAAGTGCGCAGCTCGCGAATACCGCGCAGCTCCCCTTGCTTCGCAAGGATCTCGCACGCATGCAAACCATTCTGAAAGAACGCGAACTTAGCGGAGAAGAAAAATAA
- the rpsJ gene encoding 30S ribosomal protein S10: protein MAQQKIRIKLKSYDHNLIDKSAEKIIKTVKTTGAVVSGPIPLPTKRSVYTVLRSPHVDKKSREQFETRSHKRLIDIFNTTQRTVDSLMKLELPAGVDVEIKV from the coding sequence GTGGCGCAGCAGAAGATTCGCATTAAACTGAAATCATACGATCACAACCTGATCGACAAGTCGGCGGAAAAGATCATTAAGACGGTCAAGACCACGGGCGCAGTGGTGTCAGGTCCCATTCCCCTGCCTACGAAGCGGTCGGTTTATACTGTCTTGCGGTCGCCGCATGTCGACAAGAAGTCCCGCGAGCAGTTTGAAACCCGTTCACATAAGCGTTTGATCGACATTTTCAACACCACGCAGCGTACGGTCGACTCGCTGATGAAGCTTGAGCTTCCCGCTGGTGTGGACGTTGAAATTAAAGTGTAA
- the rpsQ gene encoding 30S ribosomal protein S17, with translation MAIAQDSTSKTRNARKTRIGIVVSSKMNKTITVTIERQVPHPLYKKYYKTSKKYLVHDEHETADLGDKVLIMETRPLSRRKRWRLVEIVERAR, from the coding sequence ATGGCAATTGCACAGGATAGCACGAGCAAGACGCGCAACGCCCGCAAGACGAGGATCGGCATCGTCGTGTCCAGCAAGATGAACAAGACGATTACCGTTACCATCGAGCGGCAGGTCCCACATCCGCTGTACAAGAAATACTATAAGACGAGCAAGAAGTATCTCGTCCATGACGAACACGAGACAGCAGATCTCGGTGACAAAGTGCTCATTATGGAAACCCGTCCGTTGAGCCGCCGGAAGCGCTGGCGTCTTGTCGAAATCGTTGAACGTGCACGCTAA
- the rplC gene encoding 50S ribosomal protein L3 produces MPGILGKKLGMTSIFDDDGKLIPCTVIEAGPCTVLQKRSKDSDGYEAVQLGYGEKSEKNVNKPDMGQFTKYNAKPMQVVREFKGFDAEAMNSGDTVTVELFTAGDRVTVTGTSKGKGFQGVMKRHGFGGVGGATHGQHNRLRAPGSIGQSSYPSRVFRGMRMAGRTGGKRVTYKNLTVLRVIPENNILIVKGAVPGNRKGLLEIHKQAK; encoded by the coding sequence ATGCCTGGAATACTTGGTAAAAAACTCGGAATGACGAGCATTTTCGATGACGATGGGAAACTGATTCCCTGTACGGTCATCGAAGCCGGCCCCTGCACCGTGCTGCAGAAGCGTTCGAAAGATTCGGACGGCTATGAAGCTGTGCAGCTCGGATATGGCGAGAAATCCGAAAAGAACGTGAACAAGCCCGATATGGGTCAGTTCACAAAATACAACGCGAAGCCGATGCAGGTCGTGCGCGAGTTCAAGGGATTCGATGCGGAAGCAATGAATTCCGGTGACACAGTGACCGTAGAGCTTTTCACTGCCGGTGACAGAGTGACGGTGACCGGAACCTCGAAAGGCAAAGGCTTCCAGGGTGTCATGAAGCGCCACGGGTTCGGTGGTGTCGGTGGGGCAACCCACGGCCAGCACAACCGCCTCCGTGCACCCGGTTCCATTGGTCAGAGCTCCTATCCCTCTCGCGTGTTCCGTGGAATGCGCATGGCGGGGCGTACCGGTGGCAAGCGCGTGACGTACAAAAATCTGACCGTCCTGCGTGTGATTCCCGAAAACAACATCCTGATTGTGAAGGGTGCGGTGCCGGGGAATCGCAAGGGACTTCTCGAGATTCACAAACAAGCTAAGTAA
- the rplP gene encoding 50S ribosomal protein L16, with amino-acid sequence MLMPKRVKFRKQQRGRMRGKAHRGSRVSFGSFGLKALEPGWITSRQIEAARVALTRRMKRDGKVWIRIFPDKPVSKKPLETRMGKGKGAPEFWVAVIKPGRVMFEVGGVSSELAHDALKLASYKLPIKVKIVTRPDYTGD; translated from the coding sequence ATGTTAATGCCCAAACGAGTCAAGTTCAGGAAACAGCAGCGCGGCCGCATGCGGGGCAAGGCGCACCGCGGTTCGCGGGTGTCCTTCGGATCCTTCGGTCTCAAGGCGCTGGAGCCTGGCTGGATCACCTCCCGTCAGATTGAAGCTGCTCGTGTCGCGCTCACGCGCCGCATGAAGCGTGACGGAAAAGTCTGGATTCGCATTTTCCCTGACAAGCCGGTTTCAAAGAAGCCGCTTGAGACCCGTATGGGTAAGGGAAAGGGCGCCCCTGAGTTCTGGGTCGCCGTTATCAAGCCGGGGCGCGTGATGTTTGAAGTCGGCGGTGTGAGCAGTGAACTCGCTCATGACGCACTCAAGCTTGCGTCCTACAAGCTTCCGATCAAGGTGAAGATTGTCACACGTCCTGATTACACAGGCGACTAA
- the rpsC gene encoding 30S ribosomal protein S3 codes for MGQKTNPTGIRLGITREWDANWYDERNFATKLDEDLMIRNYIRNRLRKAGISRIVIERTPKRVVLAIHTSRPGVVIGKSGKEIAQLEEELKKVTSKDVKILISEIKRPELDAYLVAENIANQLEGRVSFRRAMKSSITAAMRMGADGVRIMCAGRLGGAEMSRTEQYKDGRIPLHTLRSNIDYAQATAKTIYGTIGVKVWICKGEVLGKKASPASRM; via the coding sequence TTGGGCCAGAAGACTAATCCCACAGGAATTCGACTCGGCATCACCCGTGAATGGGATGCCAACTGGTACGACGAGCGGAATTTTGCGACGAAGCTCGACGAGGATCTTATGATCCGTAACTATATCCGCAACCGCCTTCGCAAGGCCGGCATTTCGCGGATTGTGATCGAGCGCACCCCGAAGCGTGTTGTTCTCGCAATTCACACCTCTCGTCCCGGCGTAGTGATCGGAAAGAGCGGTAAGGAAATCGCCCAGCTGGAAGAAGAGCTGAAGAAGGTGACGAGCAAGGACGTCAAGATTCTGATCTCTGAGATCAAGCGTCCCGAGCTCGATGCCTATCTCGTTGCGGAGAACATCGCCAACCAGCTCGAAGGACGCGTGTCCTTCCGTCGCGCGATGAAATCCTCAATCACCGCAGCCATGCGCATGGGTGCGGACGGCGTGCGCATCATGTGCGCAGGACGCCTCGGCGGCGCGGAAATGTCCCGTACCGAACAGTACAAGGACGGACGTATCCCCCTGCACACGCTGCGCAGCAACATCGATTACGCACAGGCTACGGCCAAGACCATTTATGGCACCATCGGCGTGAAGGTCTGGATCTGCAAGGGCGAAGTGCTCGGCAAGAAAGCCAGTCCCGCTTCCCGGATGTAA